From the genome of Biomphalaria glabrata chromosome 1, xgBioGlab47.1, whole genome shotgun sequence, one region includes:
- the LOC106073203 gene encoding bursicon-like, translated as MTLTDTILMLAVLVAATSAMLYSRYMPGWTSSTRSAYTSSSPSISLIRLRQGLYNLQAKSRLDARSSVFSRDRCTVQGLILRLDPPLRADDNCETAYIQTSGCRGSCPSYSQVEQRNLTNIFYSCSCCQPIRFTPAVAVLPCRNGQHIRVPFKKVQACACRPCDVNEAPLEIAKLRDLLTKAAVDTPLPIG; from the exons ATACGATATTAATGCTTGCCGTCCTGGTAGCAGCCACTTCGGCCATGCTGTACAGCCGCTACATGCCTGGGTGGACATCCTCCACGCGGTCAGCCTACACATCCAGCTCACCGTCCATCTCGCTGATTCGACTGCGGCAAGGGCTGTACAACCTGCAGGCCAAGTCTCGCCTTGACGCCAGATCCAGTGTCTTTTCTCGAGACAGATGTACCGTCCAGGGCCTTATACTTCGACTTGAT CCACCACTGCGTGCAGACGACAACTGCGAGACAGCCTACATTCAAACTTCCGGTTGCAGAGGGAGCTGTCCTTCCTACAGCCAAGTGGAGCAGAGAaatttaacaaatatattttacagcTGCAG TTGCTGTCAACCCATTAGATTCACACCTGCTGTCGCCGTACTGCCCTGCAGGAATGGCCAGCACATCCGGGTGCCCTTCAAGAAAGTCCAGGCCTGCGCGTGCCGCCCCTGTGACGTGAACGAAGCGCCTCTGGAAATAGCCAAGCTGAGAGACCTGCTGACGAAAGCCGCAGTGGACACGCCGCTGCCTATCGGATGA